The Etheostoma cragini isolate CJK2018 chromosome 5, CSU_Ecrag_1.0, whole genome shotgun sequence genome contains a region encoding:
- the LOC117944226 gene encoding transducin-like enhancer protein 4 isoform X2, with protein sequence MIRDLSKMYPPARHPPGQPLKFTVTESCDRIKEEFHFLQAQYHSLKLECEKLASEKTEMQRHYVMYYEMSYGLNIEMHKQAEIVKRLNAICAQVIPFLSQEHQQQVVQAVERAKQVTMAELNAIIGQQLQAQHLSHGHAIPIPLTPHPAGLQPPLAPGAGTASLLALSSALSHQLPLKDERKHQDNNNSEHPRDRDSVKSSSVSPSASFRTREKHRSSSDYSSDSKKQKTDDKELASTRYESDGEKSDDNLVVDVSNEDPASPRGSPAHSPRENGLDKSRLLKKDAPLSPSSIASSSSTPSSKSKEINVNEKATTPVSKSSTPTSRSDAPTPSSTSTPGLRSVPSKQPGVETLVPGLRTPLAVPCSYPSPFGMVPHPGMNGELSGAGAAYTGLHNISPQMSVVAAAAVAAYGRTQVVGFDPHHHIRVPGLPPNLSGIPGGKPAYSFHVSADGQMQPVPFPPDALIGPGIPRHARQINTLSHGEVVCAVTISNPTRHVYTGGKGCVKVWDISHPGNKTPVSQLDCLNRDNYIRSCRLLPDGRTLIVGGEASTLSIWDLATPTPRIKAELTSSAPACYALAISPDSKVCFSCCSDGNIAVWDLHNQTLVRQFQGHTDGASCIDISNDGTKLWTGGLDNTVRSWDLREGRQLQQHDFTSQIFSLGYCPTGEWLAVGMENNNVEVLHVTKPDKYQLHLHESCVLSLRFAHCGKWFVSTGKDNLLNAWRTPYGASIFQSKESSSVLSCDISIDDKYIVTGSGDKKATVYEVNY encoded by the exons atgattcgagATCTGAGCAAGATGTATCCCCCGGCACGGCATCCG CCGGGACAGCCGTTAAAGTTCACTGTCACCGAGTCCTGCGACCGGATCAAGGAGGAGTTCCACTTCCTACAAGCCCAGTACCACAG TCTGAAATTGGAGTGTGAGAAACTGGCCAGTGAGAAAACTGAGATGCAGAGACACTATGTCATG tactacgAAATGTCATACGGACTCAACATCGAGATGCACAAGCAG gcGGAGATCGTCAAACGGCTGAACGCAATCTGCGCCCAAGTCATTCCCTTCCTCTCTCAAGAG CATCAGCAGCAGGTTGTGCAGGCGGTGGAGCGGGCCAAGCAGGTCACCATGGCTGAACTCAACGCCATCATAGGA cagcagctccaggctCAGCACCTCTCCCACGGCCATGCCATCCCCATCCCACTCACGCCACACCCAGCGGGCCTTCAGCCCCCCCTGGCCCCAGGGGCCGGCACAGCCAGCCTGCTGGCTCTGTCCTCCGCCCTGAGCCACCAGCTGCCGCTCAAAGACGAGAGGAAACaccaagacaacaacaacagtgaaCACCCGAGAG ACAGAGACTCCGTCAAG AGCTCATCCGTGTCTCCCTCGGCCAGTTTTCGGACCCGAGAGAAGCACAGGAGTTCAAGTGATTACTCCTCCGACAGCAAGAAACAGAAGACAGATGACAAGGAGTTGGCCTCTACACGCTAT GAAAGCGATGGAGAGAAGAGTGACGACAACTTAGTAGTGGATGTCTCCAATGAG GATCCGGCGTCTCCTAGAGGAAGTCCTGCCCACTCACCTCGGGAGAACGGATTGGACAAGAGTCGCCTGTTGAAGAAGGATGCTCCGCTGAGTCCGTCCTCCATCGCTTCCTCCAGCAGCACACCTTCATCCAAATCCAAAGAGATTAATGTG aacGAGAAGGCCACCACGCCTGTATCCAAGTCCAGCACCCCCACATCCCGCTCTGATGCCCCAACACCCAGCAGCACCTCCACCCCGGGCTTGAGGTCTGTACCCAGTAAACAGCCAGGAGTCGAGACGCTGG TTCCTGGTCTCCGTACGCCATTGGCGGTGCCGTGCTCATACCCCAGTCCGTTTGGAATGGTTCCTCACCCGGGTATGAACGGAGAGCTGAGTGGAGCCGGAGCAGCCTACACCGGCCTGCATAACATTTCTCCACAAATGAGTGTggtggctgctgctgcagtggctGCTTATGGACGCACACAAGTG GTGGGATTTGATCCTCACCACCACATACGTGTCCCTGGACTTCCTCCCAACCTCTCGGGCATTCCTGGTGGAAAACC AGCTTACTCCTTTCATGTCAGCGCTGATGGACAAATGCAGCCTGTGCCTTTTCCTCCGGATGCACTGATTGGCCCGGGCATCCCTCGCCACGCACGACAGATCAATACTCTCAGCCACGGGGAGGTGGTCTGTGCTGTCACCATCAGTAACCCAACGCGTCATGTCTACACCGGCGGCAAGGGTTGTGTCAAGGTGTGGGACATCAGTCACCCGGGAAACAAGACTCCTGTATCCCAGCTGGACTGCCTT AACAGAGATAACTACATCCGTTCCTGTCGGCTGCTTCCGGATGGGCGGACTCTCATTGTCGGGGGCGAGGCGAGTACTTTGTCAATCTGGGATTTGGCAACACCAACTCCACGAATCAAGGCTGAACTAACTTCATCAGCACCTGCGTGTTATGCTCTGGCCATCAGCCCTGACTCCAAGGTCTGCTTTTCCTGCTGCTCTGATGGAAACATAGCCGTGTGGGATCTTCACAACCAGACTCTGGTTAG GCAGTTCCAGGGCCACACCGACGGGGCCAGCTGTATAGACATCTCTAATGATGGGACAAAGCTGTGGACTGGAGGCCTGGATAATACTGTGCGGTCCTGGGACCTGAGAGAGGGAcggcagctgcagcagcacgACTTCACCTCCCAG ATCTTCTCACTGGGATACTGTCCAACGGGCGAGTGGCTGGCAGTTGGGATGGAGAACAATAATGTGGAGGTCCTTCATGTTACCAAACCTGACAAGTACCAGCTCCACCTGCATGAAAGCTGTGTGCTCTCACTCAGATTTGCTCACTGTG GGAAGTGGTTTGTGAGCACAGGAAAAGATAATCTGCTCAACGCATGGAGAACCCCCTATGGGGCCAGCATATTCCAG TCAAAGGAGTCGTCCTCAGTGCTGAGCTGTGACATCTCCATAGATGACAAGTACATTGTGACGGGTTCAGGTGATAAGAAAGCAACTGTCTACGAGGTCAACTACTAG
- the LOC117944226 gene encoding transducin-like enhancer protein 4 isoform X1: MIRDLSKMYPPARHPPGQPLKFTVTESCDRIKEEFHFLQAQYHSLKLECEKLASEKTEMQRHYVMYYEMSYGLNIEMHKQAEIVKRLNAICAQVIPFLSQEHQQQVVQAVERAKQVTMAELNAIIGQQQLQAQHLSHGHAIPIPLTPHPAGLQPPLAPGAGTASLLALSSALSHQLPLKDERKHQDNNNSEHPRDRDSVKSSSVSPSASFRTREKHRSSSDYSSDSKKQKTDDKELASTRYESDGEKSDDNLVVDVSNEDPASPRGSPAHSPRENGLDKSRLLKKDAPLSPSSIASSSSTPSSKSKEINVNEKATTPVSKSSTPTSRSDAPTPSSTSTPGLRSVPSKQPGVETLVPGLRTPLAVPCSYPSPFGMVPHPGMNGELSGAGAAYTGLHNISPQMSVVAAAAVAAYGRTQVVGFDPHHHIRVPGLPPNLSGIPGGKPAYSFHVSADGQMQPVPFPPDALIGPGIPRHARQINTLSHGEVVCAVTISNPTRHVYTGGKGCVKVWDISHPGNKTPVSQLDCLNRDNYIRSCRLLPDGRTLIVGGEASTLSIWDLATPTPRIKAELTSSAPACYALAISPDSKVCFSCCSDGNIAVWDLHNQTLVRQFQGHTDGASCIDISNDGTKLWTGGLDNTVRSWDLREGRQLQQHDFTSQIFSLGYCPTGEWLAVGMENNNVEVLHVTKPDKYQLHLHESCVLSLRFAHCGKWFVSTGKDNLLNAWRTPYGASIFQSKESSSVLSCDISIDDKYIVTGSGDKKATVYEVNY, from the exons atgattcgagATCTGAGCAAGATGTATCCCCCGGCACGGCATCCG CCGGGACAGCCGTTAAAGTTCACTGTCACCGAGTCCTGCGACCGGATCAAGGAGGAGTTCCACTTCCTACAAGCCCAGTACCACAG TCTGAAATTGGAGTGTGAGAAACTGGCCAGTGAGAAAACTGAGATGCAGAGACACTATGTCATG tactacgAAATGTCATACGGACTCAACATCGAGATGCACAAGCAG gcGGAGATCGTCAAACGGCTGAACGCAATCTGCGCCCAAGTCATTCCCTTCCTCTCTCAAGAG CATCAGCAGCAGGTTGTGCAGGCGGTGGAGCGGGCCAAGCAGGTCACCATGGCTGAACTCAACGCCATCATAGGA cagcagcagctccaggctCAGCACCTCTCCCACGGCCATGCCATCCCCATCCCACTCACGCCACACCCAGCGGGCCTTCAGCCCCCCCTGGCCCCAGGGGCCGGCACAGCCAGCCTGCTGGCTCTGTCCTCCGCCCTGAGCCACCAGCTGCCGCTCAAAGACGAGAGGAAACaccaagacaacaacaacagtgaaCACCCGAGAG ACAGAGACTCCGTCAAG AGCTCATCCGTGTCTCCCTCGGCCAGTTTTCGGACCCGAGAGAAGCACAGGAGTTCAAGTGATTACTCCTCCGACAGCAAGAAACAGAAGACAGATGACAAGGAGTTGGCCTCTACACGCTAT GAAAGCGATGGAGAGAAGAGTGACGACAACTTAGTAGTGGATGTCTCCAATGAG GATCCGGCGTCTCCTAGAGGAAGTCCTGCCCACTCACCTCGGGAGAACGGATTGGACAAGAGTCGCCTGTTGAAGAAGGATGCTCCGCTGAGTCCGTCCTCCATCGCTTCCTCCAGCAGCACACCTTCATCCAAATCCAAAGAGATTAATGTG aacGAGAAGGCCACCACGCCTGTATCCAAGTCCAGCACCCCCACATCCCGCTCTGATGCCCCAACACCCAGCAGCACCTCCACCCCGGGCTTGAGGTCTGTACCCAGTAAACAGCCAGGAGTCGAGACGCTGG TTCCTGGTCTCCGTACGCCATTGGCGGTGCCGTGCTCATACCCCAGTCCGTTTGGAATGGTTCCTCACCCGGGTATGAACGGAGAGCTGAGTGGAGCCGGAGCAGCCTACACCGGCCTGCATAACATTTCTCCACAAATGAGTGTggtggctgctgctgcagtggctGCTTATGGACGCACACAAGTG GTGGGATTTGATCCTCACCACCACATACGTGTCCCTGGACTTCCTCCCAACCTCTCGGGCATTCCTGGTGGAAAACC AGCTTACTCCTTTCATGTCAGCGCTGATGGACAAATGCAGCCTGTGCCTTTTCCTCCGGATGCACTGATTGGCCCGGGCATCCCTCGCCACGCACGACAGATCAATACTCTCAGCCACGGGGAGGTGGTCTGTGCTGTCACCATCAGTAACCCAACGCGTCATGTCTACACCGGCGGCAAGGGTTGTGTCAAGGTGTGGGACATCAGTCACCCGGGAAACAAGACTCCTGTATCCCAGCTGGACTGCCTT AACAGAGATAACTACATCCGTTCCTGTCGGCTGCTTCCGGATGGGCGGACTCTCATTGTCGGGGGCGAGGCGAGTACTTTGTCAATCTGGGATTTGGCAACACCAACTCCACGAATCAAGGCTGAACTAACTTCATCAGCACCTGCGTGTTATGCTCTGGCCATCAGCCCTGACTCCAAGGTCTGCTTTTCCTGCTGCTCTGATGGAAACATAGCCGTGTGGGATCTTCACAACCAGACTCTGGTTAG GCAGTTCCAGGGCCACACCGACGGGGCCAGCTGTATAGACATCTCTAATGATGGGACAAAGCTGTGGACTGGAGGCCTGGATAATACTGTGCGGTCCTGGGACCTGAGAGAGGGAcggcagctgcagcagcacgACTTCACCTCCCAG ATCTTCTCACTGGGATACTGTCCAACGGGCGAGTGGCTGGCAGTTGGGATGGAGAACAATAATGTGGAGGTCCTTCATGTTACCAAACCTGACAAGTACCAGCTCCACCTGCATGAAAGCTGTGTGCTCTCACTCAGATTTGCTCACTGTG GGAAGTGGTTTGTGAGCACAGGAAAAGATAATCTGCTCAACGCATGGAGAACCCCCTATGGGGCCAGCATATTCCAG TCAAAGGAGTCGTCCTCAGTGCTGAGCTGTGACATCTCCATAGATGACAAGTACATTGTGACGGGTTCAGGTGATAAGAAAGCAACTGTCTACGAGGTCAACTACTAG
- the LOC117944226 gene encoding transducin-like enhancer protein 4 isoform X3, with translation MPRLVYWHQQQVVQAVERAKQVTMAELNAIIGQQQLQAQHLSHGHAIPIPLTPHPAGLQPPLAPGAGTASLLALSSALSHQLPLKDERKHQDNNNSEHPRDRDSVKSSSVSPSASFRTREKHRSSSDYSSDSKKQKTDDKELASTRYESDGEKSDDNLVVDVSNEDPASPRGSPAHSPRENGLDKSRLLKKDAPLSPSSIASSSSTPSSKSKEINVNEKATTPVSKSSTPTSRSDAPTPSSTSTPGLRSVPSKQPGVETLVPGLRTPLAVPCSYPSPFGMVPHPGMNGELSGAGAAYTGLHNISPQMSVVAAAAVAAYGRTQVVGFDPHHHIRVPGLPPNLSGIPGGKPAYSFHVSADGQMQPVPFPPDALIGPGIPRHARQINTLSHGEVVCAVTISNPTRHVYTGGKGCVKVWDISHPGNKTPVSQLDCLNRDNYIRSCRLLPDGRTLIVGGEASTLSIWDLATPTPRIKAELTSSAPACYALAISPDSKVCFSCCSDGNIAVWDLHNQTLVRQFQGHTDGASCIDISNDGTKLWTGGLDNTVRSWDLREGRQLQQHDFTSQIFSLGYCPTGEWLAVGMENNNVEVLHVTKPDKYQLHLHESCVLSLRFAHCGKWFVSTGKDNLLNAWRTPYGASIFQSKESSSVLSCDISIDDKYIVTGSGDKKATVYEVNY, from the exons ATGCCCAGACTTGTTTACTGG CATCAGCAGCAGGTTGTGCAGGCGGTGGAGCGGGCCAAGCAGGTCACCATGGCTGAACTCAACGCCATCATAGGA cagcagcagctccaggctCAGCACCTCTCCCACGGCCATGCCATCCCCATCCCACTCACGCCACACCCAGCGGGCCTTCAGCCCCCCCTGGCCCCAGGGGCCGGCACAGCCAGCCTGCTGGCTCTGTCCTCCGCCCTGAGCCACCAGCTGCCGCTCAAAGACGAGAGGAAACaccaagacaacaacaacagtgaaCACCCGAGAG ACAGAGACTCCGTCAAG AGCTCATCCGTGTCTCCCTCGGCCAGTTTTCGGACCCGAGAGAAGCACAGGAGTTCAAGTGATTACTCCTCCGACAGCAAGAAACAGAAGACAGATGACAAGGAGTTGGCCTCTACACGCTAT GAAAGCGATGGAGAGAAGAGTGACGACAACTTAGTAGTGGATGTCTCCAATGAG GATCCGGCGTCTCCTAGAGGAAGTCCTGCCCACTCACCTCGGGAGAACGGATTGGACAAGAGTCGCCTGTTGAAGAAGGATGCTCCGCTGAGTCCGTCCTCCATCGCTTCCTCCAGCAGCACACCTTCATCCAAATCCAAAGAGATTAATGTG aacGAGAAGGCCACCACGCCTGTATCCAAGTCCAGCACCCCCACATCCCGCTCTGATGCCCCAACACCCAGCAGCACCTCCACCCCGGGCTTGAGGTCTGTACCCAGTAAACAGCCAGGAGTCGAGACGCTGG TTCCTGGTCTCCGTACGCCATTGGCGGTGCCGTGCTCATACCCCAGTCCGTTTGGAATGGTTCCTCACCCGGGTATGAACGGAGAGCTGAGTGGAGCCGGAGCAGCCTACACCGGCCTGCATAACATTTCTCCACAAATGAGTGTggtggctgctgctgcagtggctGCTTATGGACGCACACAAGTG GTGGGATTTGATCCTCACCACCACATACGTGTCCCTGGACTTCCTCCCAACCTCTCGGGCATTCCTGGTGGAAAACC AGCTTACTCCTTTCATGTCAGCGCTGATGGACAAATGCAGCCTGTGCCTTTTCCTCCGGATGCACTGATTGGCCCGGGCATCCCTCGCCACGCACGACAGATCAATACTCTCAGCCACGGGGAGGTGGTCTGTGCTGTCACCATCAGTAACCCAACGCGTCATGTCTACACCGGCGGCAAGGGTTGTGTCAAGGTGTGGGACATCAGTCACCCGGGAAACAAGACTCCTGTATCCCAGCTGGACTGCCTT AACAGAGATAACTACATCCGTTCCTGTCGGCTGCTTCCGGATGGGCGGACTCTCATTGTCGGGGGCGAGGCGAGTACTTTGTCAATCTGGGATTTGGCAACACCAACTCCACGAATCAAGGCTGAACTAACTTCATCAGCACCTGCGTGTTATGCTCTGGCCATCAGCCCTGACTCCAAGGTCTGCTTTTCCTGCTGCTCTGATGGAAACATAGCCGTGTGGGATCTTCACAACCAGACTCTGGTTAG GCAGTTCCAGGGCCACACCGACGGGGCCAGCTGTATAGACATCTCTAATGATGGGACAAAGCTGTGGACTGGAGGCCTGGATAATACTGTGCGGTCCTGGGACCTGAGAGAGGGAcggcagctgcagcagcacgACTTCACCTCCCAG ATCTTCTCACTGGGATACTGTCCAACGGGCGAGTGGCTGGCAGTTGGGATGGAGAACAATAATGTGGAGGTCCTTCATGTTACCAAACCTGACAAGTACCAGCTCCACCTGCATGAAAGCTGTGTGCTCTCACTCAGATTTGCTCACTGTG GGAAGTGGTTTGTGAGCACAGGAAAAGATAATCTGCTCAACGCATGGAGAACCCCCTATGGGGCCAGCATATTCCAG TCAAAGGAGTCGTCCTCAGTGCTGAGCTGTGACATCTCCATAGATGACAAGTACATTGTGACGGGTTCAGGTGATAAGAAAGCAACTGTCTACGAGGTCAACTACTAG